The following coding sequences are from one Capsicum annuum cultivar UCD-10X-F1 chromosome 3, UCD10Xv1.1, whole genome shotgun sequence window:
- the LOC107864762 gene encoding agamous-like MADS-box protein AGL66, with the protein MGVRPSRIVDPRKKKVLLDKRLESLYKKAKHLKILCDIEIGMFFFTPGDQNIFAWPSLTQATDWVKNYIASFDKQRPIKMVKHEDFLQSVLNANEGKINQLEKLVEKKEMEYNFNQLVEARKRFDELEVREIKALINLFAVKRAQLDETAKQLNENVETEIDSNDYNDGKGNDGHL; encoded by the coding sequence ATGGGGGTTAGGCCTAGTAGGATTGTCGATCCGAGAAAGAAAAAAGTTTTACTGGATAAAAGATTAGAATCGCTATATAAGAAAGCaaaacatttaaaaattttatgtgatATCGAAATTGGTATGTTCTTTTTTACTCCTGGAGATCAAAATATTTTTGCTTGGCCATCTCTAACCCAAGCTACGGATTGGGTGAAGAACTATATAGCTTCCTTTGATAAGCAACGCCCAATTAAGATGGTCAAACATGAAGACTTCCTTCAGTCGGTACTGAATGCTAATGAAGGTAAAATTAATCAACTTGAGAAATTAGTTGAGAAAAAGGAAATGGAGTACAATTTCAACCAACTTGTTGAGGCAAGAAAACGATTTGATGAACTTGAGGTTAGAGAAATTAAAGCGTTGATCAATCTATTTGCTGTTAAGAGGGCCCAGCTGGACGAAACGGCTAAACAACTTAATGAAAATGTTGAAACTGAAATTGATTCTAATGACTACAATGATGGAAAAGGGAATGATGGGCATCTTTAA